The proteins below are encoded in one region of Bacillus vallismortis:
- the rlmD gene encoding 23S rRNA (uracil(1939)-C(5))-methyltransferase RlmD, whose translation MKMKPPVEKNEYYDVTFEDLTHEGAGVAKVQGFPIFVPNALPEEKAQIKVTRVKKGFAFGRLIELKEESPHRTDAPCPIYKQCGGCQLQHMTYEGQLLFKQKQVKDVLERIGKLDLSNVTVHPTLGMEDPWNYRNKAQVPVGEREGGLVAGFYQQRSHDIIDMSACLIQQSKNDEAVQAVKDICAKYGVKAYNEERHKGWLRHIMVRYGVVTGEMMIVFITRTNDFPHKAKIIEDITAAFPHVKSIVQNINPNKTNVIFGNETNVIWGEEYIYDLIGDVKFAISARSFYQVNPEQTKVLYDKALEYAELQGEETVIDAYCGIGTISLFLAKQAKKVYGVEIVPEAIEDAKRNAELNGITNAEFAVGEAETVIPKWYEEGITADTLVVDPPRKGCDEALLRTIVEMKPKRVVYVSCNPGTLARDLRVLEDGGYATREVQPVDMFPHTNHVECVAVLEIREGN comes from the coding sequence ATGAAAATGAAACCCCCAGTAGAAAAAAACGAATACTACGACGTGACATTTGAAGATTTGACCCACGAAGGAGCAGGCGTCGCAAAGGTGCAGGGCTTCCCGATCTTCGTGCCAAACGCCCTTCCGGAAGAAAAAGCCCAAATCAAAGTGACACGCGTCAAAAAAGGTTTTGCTTTCGGACGCCTAATCGAGCTGAAGGAAGAAAGCCCGCACAGAACAGATGCTCCTTGCCCGATCTACAAGCAATGTGGCGGATGCCAGCTTCAGCACATGACCTACGAAGGCCAGCTCTTGTTTAAACAGAAACAAGTCAAAGACGTATTAGAACGGATCGGCAAGCTGGACCTGTCCAACGTCACCGTCCACCCGACACTTGGCATGGAAGACCCTTGGAACTACAGAAACAAAGCACAGGTGCCGGTAGGAGAACGAGAAGGCGGACTCGTCGCCGGATTCTATCAGCAAAGAAGCCATGACATCATCGACATGAGCGCCTGCCTGATCCAGCAATCCAAAAACGACGAAGCCGTCCAAGCCGTCAAAGACATTTGCGCCAAATACGGTGTCAAAGCCTATAACGAAGAACGCCACAAAGGCTGGCTCCGCCACATCATGGTCAGATATGGCGTCGTTACGGGCGAAATGATGATCGTCTTCATCACAAGAACAAACGACTTCCCGCACAAAGCGAAGATCATCGAAGACATCACAGCAGCGTTCCCGCACGTCAAATCAATCGTGCAAAACATCAACCCGAACAAAACAAACGTCATCTTCGGAAACGAAACAAACGTCATCTGGGGCGAAGAATACATCTACGACCTCATCGGAGACGTCAAATTCGCCATCTCCGCCAGATCGTTCTATCAGGTCAATCCGGAGCAAACCAAAGTGCTCTACGACAAAGCGCTAGAGTACGCGGAGCTGCAAGGCGAAGAAACCGTCATCGACGCCTACTGCGGCATCGGAACGATTTCTCTATTTTTGGCGAAGCAAGCGAAAAAAGTGTACGGTGTAGAAATTGTGCCAGAAGCGATTGAAGATGCGAAACGAAACGCTGAGCTCAACGGCATCACAAACGCAGAATTCGCGGTCGGAGAAGCGGAAACCGTAATTCCGAAGTGGTACGAAGAAGGCATCACAGCAGATACGCTAGTCGTCGACCCGCCAAGAAAAGGCTGCGACGAAGCCCTCCTGCGGACGATTGTGGAGATGAAACCGAAGCGGGTGGTGTATGTGTCCTGTAATCCTGGCACGCTTGCGAGGGACTTGCGGGTGCTTGAGGATGGCGGGTATGCGACGCGCGAAGTGCAGCCTGTTGATATGTTTCCGCATACGAATCATGTGGAGTGTGTGGCTGTACTTGAAATTAGAGAAGGCAACTAA
- a CDS encoding diacylglycerol kinase gives MKRARIIYNPTSGREIFKKHLAQVLQKFEQAGYETSTHATTCAGDATHAAKEAALREFDLIVAAGGDGTINEVVNGLAPLDNRPTLGVIPVGTTNDFARALNIPREDILKAADTVINGVARPIDIGQVNGQYFINIAGGGRLTELTYDVPSKLKTMLGQLAYYLKGMEMLPSLRPTEVEIEYDGKLFQGEIMLFLVTLTNSVGGFEKLAPDSSLNDGMFDLMILKKANLAEFIRVATMALRGEHINDQHIIYTKANRVKVNVSEKMQLNLDGEYGGMLPGEFVNLYRHIHVVMPKEKAEQLDD, from the coding sequence ATGAAACGTGCACGCATAATATACAATCCGACTTCAGGACGGGAGATCTTTAAAAAGCATCTTGCCCAGGTCCTGCAAAAATTTGAACAAGCCGGCTATGAAACCTCCACCCATGCTACGACATGCGCAGGAGACGCAACGCACGCCGCCAAGGAAGCGGCATTGCGTGAGTTTGACTTAATCGTTGCGGCAGGCGGGGACGGAACGATCAACGAGGTCGTTAACGGGCTTGCGCCTTTAGACAACCGTCCGACTCTCGGTGTCATTCCAGTCGGCACAACGAACGACTTCGCCAGAGCGCTCAATATTCCACGCGAGGATATTTTAAAAGCGGCAGATACGGTCATTAACGGCGTTGCCCGCCCGATTGATATCGGACAGGTGAACGGCCAGTATTTTATCAATATCGCCGGCGGAGGCCGCCTGACGGAGCTGACGTACGACGTGCCAAGCAAACTGAAAACGATGCTCGGCCAGCTTGCTTATTATTTAAAGGGAATGGAAATGCTGCCCTCACTTCGTCCGACAGAAGTCGAGATTGAATATGACGGCAAGCTGTTTCAAGGTGAAATCATGCTGTTTTTGGTCACGCTGACAAATTCCGTCGGCGGGTTCGAAAAGCTCGCGCCGGATTCCAGCCTGAATGACGGCATGTTTGATTTGATGATACTCAAGAAAGCAAACCTTGCTGAATTTATCAGGGTCGCAACGATGGCGCTCCGCGGCGAACACATCAACGACCAGCACATTATTTATACAAAAGCGAACCGCGTGAAAGTCAATGTATCAGAAAAGATGCAGCTGAACCTGGACGGCGAGTATGGCGGCATGCTGCCAGGCGAATTCGTGAATCTGTACCGGCACATTCACGTCGTCATGCCGAAGGAGAAAGCGGAACAGCTGGATGACTAA